A stretch of the uncultured Trichococcus sp. genome encodes the following:
- a CDS encoding MFS transporter, protein MAENQKKKKQILGVESNIFFVGLTSFLTDTTTKMVYSILPLFLTTLGASKTEISLIEGIAESTASVLKSLSGWWSDKIGRNKPFMVIGYGITAILSPLFAFVTTPLQVLAIRFVERVGKGIRTAPRDSLVAGSSEENKNAGLNFGFHKAMDNSGAIVGPLIAFAVLAAFPGDYRRVFLFAAIPGMLGLLSIVFFVKEAKRAKSERLGKLALRDFPKDFYLFLFIVFLFTLGNSTDALLLIKASDVGVSDAFIPIMYLVFNAVSVAFAVPLGKLSDKIGRKRIIIGGYLMFALIYFGFGKAATPFAIVGLFAFYGLYSAATDGIQKALVSDIIGKEKKGTGLGLYNALLGMTLLPASLIGGWLYDTFNNQVPFYFGSATALLSAFLMFLFYQRGKRNGTRHA, encoded by the coding sequence ATGGCGGAAAATCAGAAAAAGAAAAAGCAGATCCTCGGCGTCGAAAGCAATATTTTCTTTGTCGGCTTGACCAGTTTCCTGACGGATACGACGACAAAAATGGTCTACAGCATCCTGCCTCTATTCCTGACGACATTGGGCGCTTCGAAAACGGAAATCTCCTTGATTGAGGGGATTGCCGAAAGCACCGCTTCCGTCCTAAAGTCCCTCTCCGGTTGGTGGAGTGACAAAATCGGCCGCAACAAACCATTCATGGTCATCGGTTACGGTATCACCGCCATCCTTTCCCCGCTCTTCGCATTCGTGACGACGCCGCTGCAGGTTCTGGCGATCCGCTTTGTCGAACGCGTCGGAAAAGGCATCCGAACCGCACCCCGGGATAGTCTTGTGGCCGGCTCTTCGGAAGAGAACAAAAACGCCGGCTTGAATTTCGGCTTCCATAAGGCCATGGACAACAGCGGAGCCATCGTCGGGCCGCTGATCGCTTTTGCCGTGCTGGCCGCCTTCCCCGGCGACTATCGGCGCGTCTTCCTGTTTGCCGCCATTCCGGGTATGTTGGGTCTGTTGTCGATCGTCTTTTTTGTGAAGGAAGCCAAACGCGCAAAATCGGAACGTCTTGGAAAACTGGCATTGCGTGATTTCCCAAAGGATTTCTACCTTTTTCTGTTCATCGTTTTCCTTTTCACGCTGGGAAATTCGACGGATGCCCTGCTCCTGATCAAAGCGAGCGACGTCGGCGTCAGCGATGCCTTCATCCCGATCATGTATCTGGTTTTCAATGCGGTTTCGGTCGCCTTCGCCGTTCCGCTCGGGAAGCTGTCCGACAAGATCGGCCGCAAGCGCATCATCATCGGCGGCTATCTGATGTTCGCGCTGATTTATTTCGGTTTCGGCAAGGCGGCTACCCCTTTCGCCATCGTCGGCCTCTTCGCCTTTTACGGCCTATACAGCGCTGCGACGGACGGCATCCAGAAAGCGTTGGTGTCCGACATCATCGGCAAGGAAAAGAAAGGCACCGGCTTGGGACTATACAATGCGCTCTTGGGGATGACGCTGTTGCCGGCCAGCCTGATCGGCGGCTGGCTCTATGATACGTTCAACAATCAGGTGCCCTTCTATTTTGGTTCCGCCACCGCCCTGCTTTCCGCTTTTTTGATGTTTCTCTTCTATCAACGCGGGAAACGCAATGGCACACGCCACGCTTAA
- a CDS encoding DUF975 family protein — translation MLTNKEIRSTAREYLRGNYKMAVINLILITIANSVMQSVVRTLTGESALNMQVTGETLPNWDSVFSMQSSPFQTTLNVVLSIIVALIIGSMQMGNEWGYLDMLDGTPLSAGHLLKPFENRLSKTLGVLALQAVYVILWSVLLIIPGIIKLYALALSNFIYFDNPDMKTTDILRQSEAFMKGKKMRLFQLDLTYFVVYLIPVALFMGIGISAFNMYAGSATADPDALLFQLLLLIGLMLAAFAVFGILTFIVEPRRKAARAVFYSEVLKEENLVIG, via the coding sequence ATGTTAACGAACAAAGAAATCAGATCGACAGCTAGAGAATATTTACGCGGCAATTATAAAATGGCAGTCATCAACCTGATCCTTATAACGATCGCGAACAGCGTCATGCAATCGGTAGTCAGGACGCTGACGGGAGAGAGCGCATTGAACATGCAGGTGACAGGGGAAACCTTGCCGAATTGGGATTCTGTCTTTTCGATGCAATCCTCACCTTTCCAGACGACGCTGAATGTGGTGCTTTCGATCATCGTGGCGCTGATCATCGGCTCGATGCAGATGGGGAACGAGTGGGGCTACCTGGATATGTTGGACGGTACGCCGCTTTCGGCAGGCCATCTGCTCAAACCGTTTGAAAATAGACTTTCCAAGACACTGGGCGTTCTGGCGCTACAGGCCGTTTATGTCATTCTGTGGTCCGTATTGCTGATCATACCCGGCATCATCAAGCTTTACGCGTTGGCATTATCGAACTTCATTTACTTCGACAATCCGGATATGAAGACGACGGATATCCTGAGACAAAGTGAAGCCTTCATGAAAGGGAAGAAAATGAGACTTTTCCAATTGGATCTGACTTATTTTGTTGTTTACTTGATTCCGGTGGCGCTGTTTATGGGTATCGGAATTTCCGCCTTCAACATGTATGCTGGATCGGCAACCGCTGACCCTGATGCTTTGCTTTTCCAACTGCTGTTGTTGATAGGGTTGATGTTGGCGGCGTTCGCCGTTTTCGGAATCCTGACTTTCATCGTTGAGCCAAGAAGGAAAGCCGCGCGTGCGGTCTTCTATTCGGAAGTCCTGAAGGAAGAAAATCTCGTCATCGGTTGA
- a CDS encoding zinc ribbon domain-containing protein encodes MFLFFDVLPFRKQLEYNQTITCSRCGHFGRYEVYLVGNRFRLFFIPVITFGKKYLVRTTCCDTWYLLDPQIGKAIERKETVSIRDSDLQLYQTGEPLEGRCPNCGASYPQGAHFCPNCGTKVDEMEG; translated from the coding sequence ATGTTTTTATTTTTTGACGTATTGCCGTTCCGCAAGCAACTTGAATACAACCAGACGATCACCTGCAGCCGCTGCGGCCATTTTGGGCGCTATGAGGTCTATCTCGTGGGCAATCGTTTCCGCCTCTTTTTCATCCCGGTCATCACCTTCGGGAAAAAGTATCTCGTCCGCACAACCTGTTGTGATACTTGGTATCTCCTTGATCCGCAAATAGGCAAAGCAATCGAACGGAAAGAAACGGTTTCGATCCGGGACAGCGATCTGCAACTGTATCAGACCGGCGAACCGCTTGAAGGCAGATGCCCTAACTGCGGGGCTTCCTATCCTCAAGGCGCGCATTTTTGCCCGAATTGCGGAACGAAAGTGGATGAAATGGAAGGCTGA
- a CDS encoding YdbC family protein, with amino-acid sequence MADITFEIVEELGVLSTSAKGWTKELNLVSWNGRPPKYDIREWSPDHEKMGKGLTFSEEEMAALAKLLK; translated from the coding sequence ATGGCAGACATCACCTTTGAAATCGTCGAGGAACTCGGCGTCCTGTCCACATCCGCAAAAGGTTGGACGAAAGAATTGAACCTGGTCAGCTGGAACGGCAGACCGCCAAAATACGACATCCGCGAATGGAGCCCCGACCACGAAAAGATGGGCAAAGGACTGACCTTCAGCGAAGAAGAAATGGCCGCCCTCGCTAAACTATTGAAATAA
- a CDS encoding hydrolase, producing the protein MEPRIKREAPSITTDLRSDTVQVPSVIRNCSGIRIFGKRIKSLIFTTDIAIILNNDADAVIAVYPFTPHPAVIQSIANVSTIPILSGVGGGTTQGKRSANISLFSEAQGSLAVVVNAPTPIDTIKQIEETVDIPIVCTIVTEYMDIQERLDAGVDILNVSGGKDTPYIVSRIRENFPDVPIIATGGPTDKTILDAINAGANAISWTPPSNGELFRRKMDKYRNKEREKFMQEHQGMTIEEVEDLEDRRD; encoded by the coding sequence ATGGAGCCAAGAATAAAAAGAGAAGCACCCAGCATCACGACTGATTTGCGCAGCGATACGGTTCAAGTGCCAAGTGTGATCCGGAACTGTTCAGGGATCCGGATTTTTGGAAAGCGAATCAAATCGCTGATATTTACGACTGATATCGCCATTATCCTGAATAACGATGCGGATGCCGTTATTGCGGTCTATCCTTTTACCCCGCATCCGGCGGTCATCCAAAGCATCGCCAATGTCTCCACCATTCCGATCCTTTCCGGTGTCGGTGGGGGGACGACCCAAGGCAAACGCAGCGCCAACATTTCCTTGTTTTCGGAGGCGCAAGGTTCCTTGGCTGTCGTCGTCAATGCGCCGACACCGATCGATACCATCAAACAAATCGAAGAAACCGTGGATATTCCGATCGTCTGTACCATCGTAACGGAATATATGGATATCCAGGAACGGCTGGATGCCGGTGTCGATATCCTGAACGTCAGCGGCGGAAAGGATACGCCGTATATCGTGAGCCGTATCCGTGAAAATTTTCCGGATGTTCCGATCATCGCGACAGGCGGGCCGACTGATAAAACGATTCTGGATGCGATCAATGCCGGCGCCAATGCCATCAGCTGGACGCCGCCTTCCAATGGGGAACTGTTCCGGCGCAAGATGGATAAGTACCGCAACAAAGAGCGCGAAAAGTTTATGCAGGAGCACCAAGGCATGACGATCGAAGAGGTCGAAGATCTGGAAGACCGCAGAGATTAA
- a CDS encoding O-acetyl-ADP-ribose deacetylase, which produces MNRLQFNQTILSLAKGDITRCEADAIVNAANESLLGGGGVDGAIHRASGPELLAACRLLNGCQTGDAKLTPGFRLKAAHVIHTVGPIWRGGTHGEADLLASCYRKSLELADANGIRTLAFPAISTGIYGYPLSQATKIAVATVRKYLENHPQTIITEIIFVCFDDATVRAYEQVFEDLERRTD; this is translated from the coding sequence ATGAACAGACTGCAGTTCAATCAAACAATATTGTCCTTAGCGAAAGGCGACATTACCCGATGCGAAGCCGATGCCATCGTCAATGCCGCCAATGAGAGCCTGCTCGGCGGCGGCGGGGTCGACGGCGCTATCCACCGTGCCTCCGGGCCGGAATTGTTGGCCGCCTGCCGCCTTTTGAACGGGTGCCAAACCGGCGATGCGAAGCTCACGCCCGGCTTCCGGCTCAAAGCGGCTCATGTCATCCATACGGTCGGTCCGATTTGGCGGGGCGGAACGCACGGCGAAGCAGATCTGCTGGCCTCGTGCTACCGGAAATCGTTGGAATTGGCCGACGCCAACGGAATCCGCACGCTTGCCTTTCCGGCGATCAGCACCGGGATTTATGGCTACCCATTAAGTCAAGCAACCAAAATCGCTGTCGCAACCGTCCGGAAGTATCTGGAAAACCATCCGCAAACGATCATCACCGAAATCATTTTTGTCTGCTTTGACGATGCGACAGTGCGCGCCTATGAGCAGGTATTTGAAGATTTGGAAAGGAGAACTGACTGA